The following nucleotide sequence is from Pagrus major chromosome 16, Pma_NU_1.0.
ATGGCaaaatttttaatttaacaacatATGCATTTAGCAGCTTAAATAATTATGCTTCTGCATAAAGATTCGTGCATGAACTGTGCTGCATTTAATCTCCATTGTTTAGAAATGATAAATGCAGAGTCATAATATTATGTGTTCCTATCATAGCAATTACATTCCTAATGTGCATGTGAAACTTGGATTGCAGTCATCGTATTTCATACCGTGATTTAAGTCCTTAAATTTGTCTTCCTCCTGTAATTTTGGAGCTATTAGGAAAATTAATGTGTGAATGCGTCTGCAAATGGAAGATTATTAGTGCAGTAACTCAGATCtagtttttctcctctctttaaCACCTAATTATGTAATCAATACCACTGCCCGAGGAAGTGCGTAATGCTCCCCGGATTAGGGAAATATATGCTCCAGATAATTAGGTGGTATGACAGCATGTATTTATTCGCCACTGGTCCCAGGCATGATTACAATGCACTCCACATACAGCAATTTGTATTATTGACAGTAATTTCAGTGTGTCTATTGATGTGCACTTTTAACCTTTAGAGAAATATCGATTGGCAGTTTCACAGGAATTAATATTTTCCCCACGATTGATTTCACCATGAAATTGTTAAGAAATTAATCTTAGGAGAAAATGGATGTGTAAAATGACAAGATTGGTACATTAATGTTGTAAGAAGATAGAATTGCATTTATGAGATCAttttcaaaacccaaagaataACTTTGCTTCTGCTTTAACTCGGTTTTGCAGTATGCATCCAGTTCATCTGGAGGGGAAAGTTCCTGTGAGGAGGGGAGGATCCGCCGGCCGCCCCACCTCAGGCCCTTCCACCCTCGGACAGTAGCCCTGGACCCAGACCTGCCTGCAGTGCTCAGTGACCCAGACTACTCTTCCAGCAGTGAACAATCTTGTGATACTGTAATTTATGTGGGCCCTGGGGGGACTGCGATCTCGGACAGAGAGCTCAGTGATAATGAAGGCCCGCCTGCCTTTGTTCCAATCATCCCCTCCCTCAACAGGAAGAAGCCTGTAAGAGAGGGCCCACTGGACAGAGACCAGTTCtttaaatgcaacacatttgCTGAGCTGCAGGAGAGGCTTGAGTGTATTGATGGCAGTGAAGAACCTACTGCCTTTGTTGGAGAGGGTAAGCGAAATCCGGCTAGCCCTAAGACCGAAAAATCTAAGGAGAGCCAAGGCTCTGTTTCACCAAAGACTGTAGCAAATACTTCTTACACCCAAGAGGGTATGTCACCCAAACAATCTCCTAAATCTGTTGCCACACAACCATCCGGCAGTCCCGACACTAAATCTAAACTGGACAGTGCCAAGACGCAATGCATACCTGCACCAATATCAGACAGTGTTCAAAATGTATGCAGAACCAGCGCTGATGGTGAGAAAGCTTTGGTTTCTGAAAGCAGAGTTACCACTAACAAACCTAATTCTGAGCCTGTGGTGAGGGAGAAGGTCTACTTCAACAAGAAAGCTTTGCCGAAACCAGCCCCACCTCCTTCGCAACAGAGAGACTCCTGCAAGGAAACCGCAGACAATGAGGAAAGGTCCAGCACCAGAATGCCTCCTGTGGGGATGAGCCACCAAGCAATGAAAAAGAGGGATCCTTACATTTCCCCTGTGCTCAGAGCTCCAGTGGAGGTGTGCCAGGTGCGCTCTACCTTGAGAGAAAGATGTCTGGATCGGGACATCCTTAGAGCCACTGTCACCTTGCAGCAGCCTGTGGAGCTGAATGGAGAGGATGAGCTGGTGTTCACTGTGGTGGAGGAGCTGTCTATAGGCAGTATTGTTGACCAGGGTCGGCCATCCAGCATTATCAGCTTTAACAGTGACTGCTCCCTTCAGGCTCTGGCCTCTGGTTCTCGACCTGTcagcatcatcagcagcatTAATGATGAGTTTGATGCCTACACGTCAGCCGTGGGAGGATCAGAGGTGAACGTTGCGGTGGCAACACCTCAGGAGGGAGCAATGGAGTGTATAGACAGCAGGGGTTCATCTATCAGCTCTTGGCTGAGTGAGGTTAGTGTCTGCACCTTGGAGAGTGAAGGGGCTCATTCTACGGACGTCTTCCTTCCACAGGCCAAACATATGGGACCAGAAGCCACCTTTTACTTCGATTCCCTGGATATGTTCCACTGTGTATCTTCTCCAAGAGATGCCAAGAACTCCCTAAATGACAGTGGATTTAGTTTTTCTGAACTAGACAGTGACAGTGCCGCCTCAAGCAAACTATCCTTGACAAAGTGCCCCCCATCTCCAGAATCAGCCAAAGGCTCCCTCCGATTCACATCTAAAATAACTAAAGCTCACTCACTTAGCTCCTCCCAACTTCCACATGGCCCCTCCATAGTCCACTCCAGTCTTCCCAGGAAGATTAAACCTACCTCATCCATCTCTcatagtagcagcagtagcagcagcagcagtagagaGCCACCAAGGCAAGAGGTGAAGCAGGAGGATCCTTGGCAGCGCAACGACAACCACTCAGAACCTCAGTTTTCTGactccagcagcaccagcaaATTTCTCAGACACCCCCCCACTGGTATCCCCTCCGGCAAAACAtccaacaacagcaacagtgtACCTCGCCCTCCTAAGGTGCAGGGGTCTACCTCATCCCAGAGGGTGGTCGATGGCTGTGAGAAGTCAGCTAGTAAGAATCCACCCAGCAAAATGCCTCAGCTGAGAAGAGGTGCCACCACACTTGGAACAGTGCCCGTCATCCATTCCTCCACAGACTACAAGGCAGCCCAAGATATTATTGCATCTACCACAAACCTTAAATTCTCCTCTTTGGGTAAGAACAACAAGGCTAACTCACAGAAAGCGAGCAATCTCCCCAAACCTGGCTGcacctctcctccaccacctccagtGAGAAAGTCTAGTCTTGACCATAAGACTAAGACCCTGCTGCCCCAAAGTGCCTTAAAGTCAGCATATGGGGAGGCAGGAAGGGCCTCTGGAGCAAGGGCAGCTGTATCAGAGGACGAGCTTGAGGTACGTCACAGAGGAGACTCTATCAGTTTCAAAACCTCCAGCCTCAACACAGCCAAAGTTACCTCCAGCCTGAAGGCCAGAGGGGCCAGAGGAGAGGCTGGGCAGCATTACGGCAGTCAAATGTCCTTGGAAAGGTGTGAAAGCCTGTCCTTATCGGGTTCCAGAGCTGCGCTCAGCAGGGAGAACAGTGGAGCAAGTCTTGGGAGCAGCAGTGGCAAATCCAACAGATCCATTCCAAGATTTGGTATTCCTAATTCATCCAGCTCTCCTATAGCTACCTGCCCATCATCCACAAGTGGAGGAACTCTTAACAAACCCGGTCAGGTAAAAGCATCTGTGAATCCCAGAGCATTAGGGGCAGTCAATGCTAGTAAGGCACGGTCACTGTCGGCCAACAGCTCCAAGGGCCTAAGCTCCTCCACCAAATCTTTGGCTGCTCCCGTTACCAGGAATACAAATGCTAACCTCCCTCCATCAGGACGGACGCCAGCTCCTCGAaccgctgctgctgtcagcagtAAGCCTGGCAGAGGAACCATTATGGGCACAAAGCAGGCCATGAGGGCTGCAAACAGCCGTGTGAGCGAACTGGCAACAGGCAACATATCAGGCAAACACCTGAGAGGTTCAGGAGATTCAGACAGTGGGAATGACAGCGGGGTGAACGTGAGTGATGACAAATCCCCCATGGCCATGCTGCCCTCTCCATACAGCAAAATTACAGCACCCAGACGGCCTCAACGCTACAGCAGTGGCCATGGCAGTGACAACAGTAGTGTGTTGAGCGGGGAGCTGCCTCCAGCTATGGGACGCACAGCTCTGTTCTACCACAGTGGTGGCAGCAGTGGATATGAGAGCATGATCCGTGACAGCGAGGCCACAGGCAGCGCTTCCTCTGCCCACGACTCCATGAGCGAGAGCGGCATGTCAACTTCGGGCAGAACGAGAAGCTCCAAGTATCCCAAAAAGAGAGCAAATGGTGAGAAACCACTTTGGGTGTTGGGGTTTTACAAGTACCAATGCGGGTAGAGGTGACATTCACAAATATTATGGAGAAAGCAGTGTATGTGAGATGAGAGCTACACACACTGAAATAGCATCCAGAAATGAATGCTCTCTCCTAGGAAATTAGCCATATAGCCTCTTACTTTATGAATCCATTCTTATTACATCCACAAATTGGTATTTCATTGGATTTTCGCTCCTCTTGAATCAGCAGCATACATTattcatacatactgtatatgggaaaataataatgaatgtcCCAGACAAGACGACTTCGAACAGTGCGATCAAATAAGATGAACTGAACATGAGCAGCAGTGACCTGGTTCAGGTTTTTGCAGCCTTATATAAGCAACCATTTGAATACACATGCATTAAAACAGCACGCTGAATTTATTCAGGTTGCATATATACAAAATAGTGACTCATGCAACACTTATAAATATGCAATCACCACACCTCTGCCAACCTGTGTAAAGCCTTGCATCCCTTTACATCTCAGAATGAGACTCATACATATTTACTTGTAGATTTCAGCAGATACCACCATTGTATGTCACAAATGTAACTGGTGCCTGGCTTTGTAGGCTTCCAGAGAAGACGGCTTATCCCGGCTCCCCTGCCAGACACCTCTTCCCTGGGGAAGAAGGCGAGCACAGCAGGCCAGTGGGTGGACTTGCCTCCAATGTCAGGACCGTTGAAGGAGCCTTTTGAGATCAAGGTGTACGAGATCGACGATGTGGAACGGCTCCAGAGGCGACGTCAGGAGGAAACCACAGAGGTGAGCAGAGGGTCACTCCCATCTTGTTCTACATGGTAGTTCATCTTGTTGAACTGGTTGTGGATAATGTAACGTCTGGGTCAAGGTCTTGTGAATCCCACTTGCTAAGCCTTAGCAATATTCTGCATGTGTGACATTGGTGCTTTAAACACTCAAGATGTTCCACACTGACTTGTGGGAATGTCTTCTCTCAACTTTTCccagtttctttttaaagaacaaGACAGGAATAATATGTCTCAGACGTCTGACCTTTAGTTAGCTCAGTGGCAAATCCCGGAGTTTAAGTGTCTGTGTCCAGATTCCCAGAGCTTGGTATTTTGGCAGCGATCCTCGGGAATGTCAAGAGTTCGGGAGGCAATTACTGACAAGGGTTAATTGGTTTGGATATGAGCGACGACTCGGCCTCGCAGCTGAAGACGCTGCTGGTGATGTGCggaggtgaaaatgaaaaagaagatgGTATGAGAAGATTGGTCAGGGAATGTGTGATGAATGCAAGGGTGCCCAACACAAGCCTGAATCAGCTCACCGCTAGCACTCATCACCGGCCGCCTGATGGCTTTTTATAGCCGACTCCTCTTCTGTGGATCATTAACTGCTCCCACAAGTTCAGCGCAGCCAGACAGGGATTTGTTAAGAGAAGATATTAAATCAGCTAGATGGTGGTTTGATTTACTTTCAATTAGGAAAAtatgatctctctctctcagcagtcGCTGTCTgaataataaaatgtctttcccaTGACTTATCCTCAATATCTCGAAATTAGtgctgaaatgttttgcatgtgtgtccGTCGCTTGTGTCTGCAGTTCGTGTGTTTATTAACATATTGTTGAGAAACTATATTTTGCCTTGTTTCACATGCTAACTTGTTCCATCTGTTTCCCCTTAATTTCTCCAGCAACCATTCCAGGATGTTGACAAGGTGAGCTCATTTTTCACGATGACTCAGGTTTAATTATTAGCAGAACAGGCTGTTTTACATAAACATAATTATAATCCAGATCACGATGGAGAAAACaatttttcacatcacaaaaTCAGAAGCCTAACCCAAAACCATACTCTGTAGGGACAGGGTTGTTGAACAAGACATAAAAGTAAGATGTTAGCTTTAGGTTTCTTTAGTTTtaacttattttacatttaacttttcagtTGACAGTTTACTTTCTGGTACTTGAGCTACTGAAGCAACTTTAAGAAGatctctgaaatgaaaaatatctctctttctctctcagggCCTGCAGTATtttaacagtaaactgaagatgCTGGAGAGAAGGCAACAGCAAGTAAAGGAACTGAGGGCGAAGCATGAAGTGTTGTTGGAGGAACTAGAAGACACCAAGCTCCGACTGATGATGGAGCCCAGCAAGTGGATAGGAGAGTGTGAGTGACTGCTAAATGTTCTTTTAATGTAAGTTAAtgtctaaattaaaaaaaaaaaaagctatcaTGTAATCAAAAACTGATTTCCCCTTTTCCAACAGTTGAGGTGGATCCGAATTTGGATAAAGAGTCTCCAGAGTACCACGAGGCCTTGGCACAGGCCACAGAGGAGCTGGAGTTCTGTGTCAATCTATGCAAGTCCCGCGTCATGATGGTGACCTGCTTTGACATCAGCATGCCAACACCAGGTGCTCAGGAGGGACGGCGTGAAGTGGAAGTCTGAGGACGAAAAGAAAGTCGACGTGGAGAAACGAGGAAGTGAGAAAACAAAGGATGATGAGACGTATCGCTGGGGCGAAGAacaacaagtgacagagacgaGATGAGAGTGGATCTTTGCATGAAAACCGAGGAAATCTACAGTGCCTCGTTGCCCAGGACATGTTTTAAACGGCAGAGAAATGAAATGTGAGCACAAATGCTTTTGCCTGCCCGGCAAAGCGGTGGCCATCACTTACTCAAGAGTCAATGAACAACACCTGGAAGTgccttttttattgtttttgttttgagtcattatttttcatatgGTGCAGGTATCTTCAGCATACCTAAGCAAACCCTGAACATATTgcttttaagaaaaaatattttatattgcattgtatagtgtatttatatGATTATGTGGTGTGTACAAATATCcttttaagggaaaaaaataaagaggaaaaaagaaaaagcaataaGCTAATGTTATTGCGCTCCCAGACTTTGCCTTTTCTCTTGTTTGAAACCTCAGTCAGCATTTTATCCATGTTCATTCAGCCTCTTGCGCCTTATGTTAACTCTCTGGTTCTGTAGTTTTCTAGATTTCCAAACTGGACTATGTTATCTCATCAAGGACTGCATTTGCTGTCTTCACTCATCGCCTGCCAGCTGGCCTGTGAGAGCTAGCGGGCTTGAGTGAATGTTTTTTCCCTCCAGTTGCCTTGATCAAAATGGGTCTCAGTGGATGCACTAAGGTAGAGCAGCAGTTATGTTGGGGGACGGAGGGCTTTTTCAAGCTGCGCCTGCCCATGTTTATCTCACTGAAAATGAGAGATTAAGCCAAAACATATCAATCAGAGGACCACTGTGATGGATAGTGAGCGATTATTCTTGATTCAGCCATTCTCTCCGGTGCCTCAGTACAGTATGTGGTCATGCAACCCTGAGAGACTTAACCCTCGCTACACAAGCCTAGGAGGATAACATGATGAATGGTTACACTGATAGCGGTGCTCATCAGTGAGCCCAATTTCTCTCCAAATGGCCTTGGACTGGGTGCTATCTATCcatacactgtaaaacaaagaGGCACAGATGAGATAGCACCGGTCCACTCGCCTCttatacagtatttttcaaGCGCTAGAAAGCCTCTATGCATTCCAATACTTTCACTGCAACTACTGTAAAAACCTCAATAATAACTTAAGGGCAGAAACACAGTTTGTCCTCTTTTGtcccctgtttgtttttgtttttttaactagGCAAATTAGCAAAGTTGATCCAGTGTCTCAAACAAAGACTCAAGAATAGTTGGTTTTCTGTGAAATGATGCAGTGAATAAAGGCAAGTGATGGTGACATTGTTTTGGAAAATCAATCATGATATCAGCTCTTTGTAGCTGCCAGAATGTGCTTGTTATGAATCAGACGgctgacacagagagaggaaagatgATCGGTGAAAATGATtgttaagaaaaaacaaactggctTTGTTGTATTTTGGTATGTTTGTTTCTATATCTATGACAAAtatgactttgttttctttcttttacaaagATGTACTCTCTCAGGCCCTCTCTCAAGATGCTGCATGagattttttaatcatttttaaggATGATTTCTACTCCATTTTTACCATTCTAATTTTTTACAATAACTTCAGTTTTCACTACTATGGGTTTAGGctcataaattaaataactattACCAAACCAAGACCTTTTTCCAAGAAATTATTATATGTGAGGTCATATTTCATATCAAAACCCATATTTTCgaatatctttgtttttgtatagGATTTTCAAACCCTGTGTATAAATGTATGATACGGCAgcttgtgttttacttttacagtACCTGTGAATAAAATTTTTCTTCTTACTGATGATCCAGAGTTGATTGTTTTTCCTGAGGTCGCATATTCTGTATTCATTCATGGGATTGTTTGTCTCCACACGATCGCGAAGAAGAAAAGGTTTAATGCAGCTATAGTTTGAAACAGCAGGTAGCCAAGATGTGATAGATCAAACGActacatcagagggaaaacttCATATTCTTGCGGTTGTATGTGGCTGTTTGTAAGTCTCTCATCTTACTGGGAAATCCAAACAGTCAATTAATCACTAAGCTCCACATCAGTCAGCCAGCTGAAAAGATAGCAACAACCTGAACTACATAAGAAATGAAATGTCCattaatacatacagtatatgacacACTCACATTAATGTAGCTTGCTTACTTTTACACaacttaattttcttttttgcaattTAGTTTAATAGAATTTTTAgtttaatataaaacataatACAGTAATCTATATGGCACTGTATGCATTGCAAAAAGTCGAACAATTGctcaaaatgcacaaaatattaaaaggaGTTGCACTACACAGCCACAATgtttctgactctgactctgaatTGAATATTAGACTAACCATAGTAAACTGACATGTCAGACCCTGTGTTTCCCTAAATACTGTACGTCAAAGTAAATGGAAGTCTAGAGGATTAAACACAGCATTTTCTGTGGATGGGTACATTGTATGTAGTGTGATATGCAGAGGTAcaaaaagtactgagagcttGGAGGCTACTTAAGTAAAGGTAGCAATACCACAGCGTAgaaatactctattacaagCAATTAATCTAACGTCCTTGAATGACATCTATCTTACCGTTATCATTTGTACTGGTAGGCCACGCAGACTGTCCAACTTCACTTTTCCATGACAGACATACCCGTGCACCAGTCAACAGTAAGTCAACTGTTTTCCACATTATTTCATACTATTTCACCACACCAAAAtacaccagtagcctgctggtttattcaatcatgatattattttattctttggCCTGAGGATTAATTTTGTAGCAGTTTTaaacatcaaatcaaaagaTTACTATAATACTAGCCTCCTGTAGGTTACACTGATTGCCTGACCCAATATGCATATTGACATTAGACTgtctttttgattaaaaaaaaagaaatgcaatatCCTATCATTTTGGACCCTTATTATATATGTGATCAACATAATGGAAAAGCCAGAGcagattataaaaaaaaaaacacaaaaagcttaATAATTAAACTTGCTAAGGAAATCTGTATATTCACTAAAACCATTAGATGTGGAAAAAGGCTTTTAGTTATTTTGGATGCTTtccacattgattttacattacTGAGGGGATGACTTGGTTGCTGCACCTAAGCCTAATAATAGTAGGGAAAAACCTGACGTACCACTGATTCCCAAACATATTTAGATTTTGCCCGTGTGTGAGAACATACAGTTGTCTCTGCTCACTTGAATCAGCAgaagcacatttgtaaaactgttaaaaCGTTGAGTTTGATAAATAGGAAGTGAGATAAAAAGAGATGGTGCAGGTCCAGAGTGATTAATTACTCAGTGTATCAGGAGGGCCTTCAGCTCAGTGTGATACATGAAGTCCTGTTGAGTAttatactgtagctgtgtgaatgtgttcagCAAGAAACCAGACCCTGCTGAGCAATAACATCTTGCCTCCTCCCTGTTAATTCTGTTTTGATCAAAAGCATCAGAGGTTAATTCTGGCTGACTGGAAAGAGCAGCTGGTCACTGTGTTTCAAATCTAATTCTTCGGGTGATTTTTGATCTCGGGCTTTGACACCTTGAGAAGAAGACAGTCTTGGGCCGACTTCACCGTACAAGAATCAAATCAAGTGTGCCACTACACGCGAGtatgacaaataaaatgtatgaaacttttttaaaattagtaTTCACTGAATCGTCAGCCTGTTGTGATTTGGCAGACAGCACAAGCCCTTTGACAAATCACTCCAGAGCCTGTCAGCTCAGACTGTACCTAGGAAGTCGGTGTCTGAGTGGAAACAGTTGGCCTGGGCTGCTGCAGACGTCTGATGGCTGCTGAGACtgcgccccccccccccccccccccccctccgtATCCCAGCTCACTTTGCCTCAGGGCTCTCATCATTAGCAGGGAGTTGGGTGTTGTATGAGAATAGAAATGAGTTCACTGAAAAGTCAGGAGTTTTTCACCCCAACCCAGCGCTGACCCTGTGGTCCTGTGTTGAAACTCTACTCAGTCCAATCCAAAGCAGTCCAAATCCACTCAGTCCATTtgatatcttttcttttctttacatcTTAGGTTTTTGTTATCATTGTAATGAGCTCTCTTTGCCCCTTTGACACTTAATAGGCCTTTAAATCCAACAAATGCATGTCCAAATCTCGAAAAGAAAATGGCACTTGGATTTTATAATTCCTTTGGTATTGTCATTCTAGATGACCTTGTGTCTTCGGTCACATTAAATGTTGATTATAACATCAGATATATTAGATGACAACAGGCTTCTTGAACCCTCTCTATCTCCCCCCCGCCCATGTAAGGCCATCTGCATCTGCCCTGGGCATTGTTAGTGGTAGTAGTTTCTCACTTTTGGATTTACAGCACTGCAGTCCCACAGATTGGTCCGTCTGAACCAAGCTCGCTCTTTGAAGAAGACCCATAAACCTGACCAAATGCTGCCACTTATTCTCAGTAATTAAAACAAGCTGGCGTGGAGAAAAGTCCTTAAATTATCAGAGGCTATAGGCAAGAtgtaaaccacacacacacacacacacacacactctcacagtcCCCCTTTCTGCCTGCACGGTCGTGCTTCAGGGAGGTCGTAACCATTGACATCTCCGTCCTCAAAACAGATTGCATGTGTGAGGAACTTTGCACCATGACGGAGAGCTTTAAGAGATGTAGTCATGTAGGCCTGTGCTGTAAATTCAGTTTGGGTGACTGTACAAGTCCAACAGCATGCCACCGGGCTGAGATAACGCTACAGGCGGTAAATCAAACCAATGTGACTGTGAGAGTGAATTAATTAGCCTCTTAGAGACAACTTGAAATGATCTATCGCTGGAgatttaactttgtttactgagTGTAATTTTGCAAGCATCAGGGCAAAGAGAGGCTAGGGAGCTAGCAAGCGTTGCCATTGTAAACAGTATTGATGTAGACCATATAGGGCTAATAATTTAGCATACTGGTACAAACTGTAATGTGAATCATCTCCCTTGTTATTACCTCATCCAGCCTGTCTGGTTTGGACTGTAATGAGGAGCAGGATGTGGGTCACGAGTTCAAACGGCctgttgtgtgttgacctgcAAGCTGGCAAGGTAACGAGTGTCTAAGTGatgaaaatgcacacacacacagccagtctCTGATGCAGTCTGACAGTGAGCTGGCAGTATCATGCTATTATGTAGTCTGAAAGTGTCGGTGGACGGGTGA
It contains:
- the kif26ab gene encoding kinesin-like protein KIF26A, whose translation is MFTVEGCPSGESPVTPRKRLHSAEDARCSSRPPPEGAGSVSISESEEKGGFCQQCQKKVAELKKQALALADQNSLKDPGYASFLFEQLQAPGSHEAGVSCCQVCATSLHQLRQEALQTLHAPILTISSDMATLPPPSFLPQPARFTMSSSVHAKQLSKSQPAAHSVLPLGERHRVPGWSQSPSVSSGPKTSVQVTVAGGQLTGSLSTVTIQAQQYLEGMWSISRVNNFLPQPKPAQGLMGEADRDVTALEAPVTTMTTSSTSSSTLTPCRLRSSSQPGLPAPVANTSTSSSAAASFFIRAAQKLNLSSKRKKHQPSLLHPQEPSIYPTNFSGILQVSPPPAPPCLLRAVSKVKENPGMGKVKVMMRICPSLEAADSSESLSFLKVDSRKKQLTLYDPASSPHSGSGHRRSATVAVPKIFAFDAVFTQDASQAEVCSGTVAEVIQSVVNGADGCIFCFGQVKLGKTYTMIGKDSTTQSLGIVPCAISWLFKLINERKEKTGTRFSVRVSAVEIFGKDEELKDLLSEVSTGSLQEGQSPGIHLREDPICGTQLQNQSELRAPTADKAAFFLDAAIAARSTSRPNADEEDRRNSHMLFTLHIYQYRMEKSGKGGMSGGRSRLHLIDLGSCEKVLSKSRDGGGGLCLSLNALGNVIMALANGAKHVPYRDSKLTMLLRESLGNINCRTTMIAHISDSPANYADSLTTIQLASRIHRMRKKKSKYASSSSGGESSCEEGRIRRPPHLRPFHPRTVALDPDLPAVLSDPDYSSSSEQSCDTVIYVGPGGTAISDRELSDNEGPPAFVPIIPSLNRKKPVREGPLDRDQFFKCNTFAELQERLECIDGSEEPTAFVGEGKRNPASPKTEKSKESQGSVSPKTVANTSYTQEGMSPKQSPKSVATQPSGSPDTKSKLDSAKTQCIPAPISDSVQNVCRTSADGEKALVSESRVTTNKPNSEPVVREKVYFNKKALPKPAPPPSQQRDSCKETADNEERSSTRMPPVGMSHQAMKKRDPYISPVLRAPVEVCQVRSTLRERCLDRDILRATVTLQQPVELNGEDELVFTVVEELSIGSIVDQGRPSSIISFNSDCSLQALASGSRPVSIISSINDEFDAYTSAVGGSEVNVAVATPQEGAMECIDSRGSSISSWLSEVSVCTLESEGAHSTDVFLPQAKHMGPEATFYFDSLDMFHCVSSPRDAKNSLNDSGFSFSELDSDSAASSKLSLTKCPPSPESAKGSLRFTSKITKAHSLSSSQLPHGPSIVHSSLPRKIKPTSSISHSSSSSSSSSREPPRQEVKQEDPWQRNDNHSEPQFSDSSSTSKFLRHPPTGIPSGKTSNNSNSVPRPPKVQGSTSSQRVVDGCEKSASKNPPSKMPQLRRGATTLGTVPVIHSSTDYKAAQDIIASTTNLKFSSLGKNNKANSQKASNLPKPGCTSPPPPPVRKSSLDHKTKTLLPQSALKSAYGEAGRASGARAAVSEDELEVRHRGDSISFKTSSLNTAKVTSSLKARGARGEAGQHYGSQMSLERCESLSLSGSRAALSRENSGASLGSSSGKSNRSIPRFGIPNSSSSPIATCPSSTSGGTLNKPGQVKASVNPRALGAVNASKARSLSANSSKGLSSSTKSLAAPVTRNTNANLPPSGRTPAPRTAAAVSSKPGRGTIMGTKQAMRAANSRVSELATGNISGKHLRGSGDSDSGNDSGVNVSDDKSPMAMLPSPYSKITAPRRPQRYSSGHGSDNSSVLSGELPPAMGRTALFYHSGGSSGYESMIRDSEATGSASSAHDSMSESGMSTSGRTRSSKYPKKRANGFQRRRLIPAPLPDTSSLGKKASTAGQWVDLPPMSGPLKEPFEIKVYEIDDVERLQRRRQEETTEQPFQDVDKGLQYFNSKLKMLERRQQQVKELRAKHEVLLEELEDTKLRLMMEPSKWIGEFEVDPNLDKESPEYHEALAQATEELEFCVNLCKSRVMMVTCFDISMPTPGAQEGRREVEV